The Budorcas taxicolor isolate Tak-1 chromosome 8, Takin1.1, whole genome shotgun sequence genome includes the window GTCGCTACAGCCACTCTCCCTCATCTAATGTCCAAGGACTTCCCGGATCCTGAAATAATACTGACCCTGCACAGGGAAGCAAGGCCCACAACTGGCCCAGAAAGCCCACTGGAAAATGCAGTTTGTGTCCTGGCAGGGCACAGCCTAATCTGGAAGCTTCAGACATGGAATATACTTTGAAGCCAAGGGCTCTTTATActctggttctcaaactttattaTGAGTTTAAATGTTTGTTATGTAGTACAGATCCCTAGGCCCAGGGGACTGTGATCCAATACTTCTGGGGTAAAAcccaaatattaattaaaaaaaaaaagaaactagtaaTTGTGATCTCAGGAGTCCACAGAAGGTATACTCTATACCTTTACAAACAGTTTCTCTGGGCTTAAAGGCTTCAGATGTAGAGACGGGGCTAGATCAAGCGaacctcttccccacccccaccactcccctcaacaaaataaaagcagaggCTTCCAGTTACCTTCCCTCTGCCAGATATTATGCTAAGTCTTCTACATGGATTACTTTATTTAATCCTTATCACCCTGAAGTTCAGAGAAAGTAAGTCACTTGCCTAAGATCCCTCAACTCTGAGTACCTGAGCCAGGTTTGGGATCCAGATCCAAATCCAGAGTCTGTTCTTAACCAACAAGCGTTACAGTGCCTAATAACCTGATGATGCTGAAGGAAAAGCTATGAAGCCACATCCCTTCCACAGCTGAGTCAGGGGAGAAGGCCACGGGCCACAAGGTAAGGAAGCATCAGGGCAGGAGAGGACAACTGCACAGGCTCAAAGGTCCAGAGCTGAGCCAGACAGAAGCAACTAAGGATAAGTTGGGCTGACTAGGTAAGGACTACACTCCTGGAGCGCAAGAGGAACAGAGGACATAAATGAAGAATGTTGGCCAAACAGGGCTTCAAAGGAACTGACCGGCCTCAGAGAAATCAACAATAGTCATGGAAAGTTTTGATCAGCACAGGCCCAAGGCCCCTGCAGGCCTATGACACCTGCTGGTTAGTACTACATTTTACTGTTCAGTTGAGGAGGAATGTAATGAGTTCTGTGCACTAGAATCAAGACCAACCATGGAGCCCAGGATCTTTTATAGATACTTAGATCTTCATCCTTTAAAGGGGCATAACAATAGGTCCTACCCAAGAGTTAAACTCCATGAGAAGATTTGGATAAAGGTACTTAGCATAATACCAGAAACAAAGAAATTGGACAAGTGTTAGCTGCTGTAATCATTAATTACAATTAATTATAATTACACTCATACTCACCAAAAAACCACTATGGCATCTTATTTGTGAAAGAAACCAAGGTCAAATGTGGTCTCCATGGATTGATGTTTTCCTCTCTTCAGAGACAAGTtattgttaagattttttttgggggggtggtggttgttgttttacAAACAAGAGCAAAAAAGTCACATCACCAAACAGATCAACAACTGatcaaaaataatgttttagatTTCCCTTCACCTTTAGTTCTGATGTTAACCAACAGTCAACTTAATCTAACTGTTCCACCCAAATCTGTTCTGAGGGAAAAGTGAAACCATGAGGTTCTATgcaattttttcatttaacaattaCTTTTTTGTGCATCAGAACTGACTGTGACTATTAGCTGAATTCCTGATAGTTTTCAATTACCTAATCAGACAACAGATCCAAGCAGGCCAACCAAGAAGACTTGACCGCTGAAATGGAACAAACATATTGCTGAGTATTTCCTTACCATCCAAGTACTCCTGACATTAGAAGAAAATTCCATCCCTGTACCTTGTCACCAGCCTGTTTGCTCAGAGTAAAGAACTGATAAGACAGGCTTCCTGAGAAAGCAGCATTTAGATGATGGAAAGGAACGAATGGGGACAGAAGAAATAGTCTCCCCTgtgaaagagggaaagagagagaatattaCAGACCAAATTAGGATCAGAGAACAATCAGTGCCTTCGGGGTAAACAAGAAATCATTATGTCTGGTCTGATAAAATGGCACCACCTACCTCTGAGGAGAGAGAATAAATGTAAAGAACAGGACTTTATAAGCAGCTCTCTGCTTCCGTATCCTGTGTTTGGTCAGTTTGAACAAGGCCTTGCCCCCTATTAGTCAGACCTGACGTgactcctggagatggtgggcCAGGCCTATCCCTGCCACCCTCAGCAAAGAACACACCCATGACAGACCCAAATTCCTAATTCCTTAACTATTTCAGGTCATGCAATATTGTAGCCACTCAGAAATACAACAAgctttgtaaaaaaagaaaaaacacatgtTTTAATTCAAGAAATGAAAGTTCACATGCAATCCAGAACAGGTGCCAGGAATATGCTCTAAACAATCAGGTACACGTGCTGCAGAAGGTCAGGCTCCGCAGAATCACTTGGACCAGTGCTTCCTGAGATGCTCCTTCAGCTGAGGGATGGAAGGCAGCAGCTGCTGGCACTCGTGACAACGGAGGGGCAGCTTCAGGAGCTCAGGCATCCCGTCTCGGACGGTCACTCTGCCAGCCTCTTGCACCATCTCAATCACAGCTGCAAGGGAAAAATGTTCAGAGTCCAGCTACTCTGGAAAGCCAagatacaaaaatttttttaaaaaaggaaaacctgaTTCCAAATATGCCAAGTATCCTTAAATCGAGTAAACTTGAGGTTACATTAACTGTTGGGAAAATATGCTTGGTCAGATTCTATATCTGAGCAATGGGTTtcgtttatttgattttttagcagcaccacacagcttgtgagatcttagttccccaaccagggactgaacccgggccctcagcagtgaaagcatggaggtctaaccactagaccaccagggagttccctgagCAACCTATTTCTGAGATAATTACATTCCTTTAGGATACATTCTAAGCAATCCATGTTACTATGTCAAAGGCTTATTATCACAGGGCTTTATCACTAGTTAGCCCATGGTCATCATTAACATTCCAGCATACTTAAGTTCCACagtatacacaatggaaaattcttCCTTTCTACATATAGACAGGCTTCCCCTATTAAGTAGCCACTCTTGACAGAAGgcacccaccaagctcctcccagctgctggcaaaagaaaaaaaactgtttagAGCTTTCAGATCCATGAACTCCAATAATTCTCTGCACAACCTTTTAAGCCCCCCATTGAATTTTTTCTGACTCTGACATAACAGCATTCTACGTCCCCCAAGAAGGCTGCTCACAGCAAAGTGGTAATCCTACTAAAATCCAAATAATCCAGTTTCTGTTAATGGGATTCTCTGTATAGGCCATACAAAGTTGTATGTGAGTTTTCGAAGCCAAGTTATTATTTAGGGAAACAACTGAATTAAGTATAAGAACAGctgagaaattaaaacaaatgtaaaaattaaacaatattgTTTACCTTGTGATTCAAGGAAGTAGTCAGTATTGAAAGAAttccagtgttttttgtttttaaggcaaGGAGAATCAAAATCCTGGCTGATCACATGGAGGTGTACATGGCTAGTTGAGAGGAAACAAAGATTTACCATCAAAGCTAGCTTAATCACAATGACAAAAAGGAAGAGTATGCAAAAtactgacagtgtttccacttaactccattcattcatctattcactTAAGAATATTTACTGCTCATGAAGTACCTACTAGGGCCAAGCATTGTTCTAGCACTGGGAATTTAGCAGTGAACAAAATGCGAAAGGCCTATGTCCTTGTACACTGTAATGAAGGGAGATAAATAattaataagtaaacaaataaacaatgaaaattcaaaatgttACTGCAACAAtgctaagaaaaaacaaaacagggagaTGGGATAGAGTGCCTAGGGGGTAGAAGCTGTCTCTTCAAGTAGCTAGGACATTCACAGAAAGCCTCTCCCAGGCAGAGATTTGAACTGAGAAAGCAAAGATCTGAAAGAGAGTTTCAGGGAGTGGAGAGACCACGTGTTAAGGCCCTGGTATGAAAAAGAGCTTGGTGCAACTGAGTGGCAGAAAGAAAATAACGGCCGGAGTGGCTGGAAGCAAGGAGCAAGCGCTAGGGAGGAGCTGGATCATAACAGGTCTTACAGGTTGACAGAGGGTTTGAATTTTATTCAGATTATACTGCGGAACCACTGAAGGATTTTAACCAGGGGAGTGCCATTatctgggcttcctaggtagtgctagtagtaaagaacccgcctgccaatggcaggagacataagagatgtgggttcgacccctgggtcagaaagatcccctagaggatctttcactccagtattcttgcctggacaatcccatagacagaggagcctggtaggctacagtccataaggttgcatagagtcggacacaactgaagtgacttggcacacacacatgtgctatCATCTGcttgatactttaaaaaattactctggCTACTGTGTGGAAAAGGACTGTAGGAAGGGTAAGGATGGATATAGAGAGAAGTTAGGAGGCTGCCACAGCAGTTCAAACCAAAAATAATCATGTTTCAGATAGGAGCTATACAGGTGGAGATGACAAGAAGCAatccaattttaaatatattttggaacAGAACCAACAGGAACAATTAATGGATTAGATGTGGGTTTGGGGAGGTGCCACTTGCTGGGATGAAGAAGCTTAAGGGAAAAACAGGTTTGAGGTAGGAAACCAACAGTTCTCTCTAGGACTTGTTAAACCAAGAAGGATGACTTTCTGTAAAGCTTTGACTCAGAATCAGTAATATTTCACATTCCCCCAATAAATCATCAAAACCAACCAGTACCTTCTGGGAATTTAAAATGGAATACAAGCAGTAACAAATAAACCTAACTATATTACAAATAAAAAGGGAACCACACTGAGGGAGGTCAAGAAGAAAGTAACTAACCTAATTAAGtttggaaaacagtattttgACTTGATTCTGTAAAGATAAAAAGAACGCTATACAAATACTGTACTCTAGCTAGTAAATGTCTTTCTCACATGAGTGTGGATAAGCAATTCTGCAACAAATGTTTAAACTGggaatgaatacataaatgaattaACTGTAGCTAATGAGAGCCAAATTTCTCActactggagaaagaaatcacaaaaaaggaaaggggaagaCAAGAATGAACCTGTGGAACAGGACTGGATCAGAAGTATCAGCATGAACTCACATTTTTCATACACATGCACAGGTAGGTAGGTAAACAGAGAAATACATAAAgatgtgtatgtatctgtgtggGCTGGATTCATGCATCTATTTCCTAGTTCCATCTGCTGAGAGAACCTAGAAGCAAAGACACTCTGGAACCAACCATTTCTCTCTACAGAAACCTCATGATCTAGTCTTGGTTTATGTcattctccaataaaagaaaCTATGTCTCTTTGGAGAAGTGGTTCATTCCAGAGCTAGAACAGGAAAAATATAAGATAAGCATAGAATACCTTGTTACAAAACGTTAAGGGGCCAGAAAAAAAGGATGTGCTCAAAAAATGTTTGGGGCATGTCAAAGTGATACAGGAACCAACCTAAAGGAATTTCCAATGATCAAGGCTGGAACAATATGAGCAAGAAACTAAACAGAGACAGATTAAATCAAAacctatataataaaataaatatccatcagTCCATACGTGTATTGAATAAATACATAATGGGGGGAAAGGACAACTCTTCCACACAGAAAATTCTGATTAATAAATTAGAAGGAATGAGGGAAACATAAAGTTACCATGAAGTAAACACTACAATAATAACTGTTGCAGGCAAGATCCACCAGTAGATGCTAAAATCACTGGGCGAAAAGtctgaggagaaaaaaatttaGTAGCATAATCTTAGAACATCTCCCCCCAAGATACTGATCAATTACAAGGGAAAAATAGCAACTTTGAGTAGAAAAACCTGGCAGACACCACCTTAATAAAGTGATCAAGGTGAACATCAGGAGCAACAAACTGTCTCGATCAACATCATGCACTCCTTGATATGACGTACTGAGAAGACACAGTATCATTTCTGGGGtattttggcaaaaaaaaaaaaaaaaaaaacctcaatctAATCATGAAAAAACATCAAACAAACTATAATTGAGAGCCATCCCATAAAACAACTAGCCAGTCCTCACcaaaagtgtcaaggtcatgaaaaccAGAACAGAAGGAGGAACTGTCACAGATGACAGAGACTAAGGCGAGACAACAAATAAATGCAATGTGGGATCCTGgagcagaaaaaaaatggaaagaataatgGCTGAAATTCGAACAAGGTCTAGAGTTTAATTAGTGGTGATATTATGGAAGATCTTTGTTCTGCttcatactttattttatattttctaagttgaaaatatattacttttacaatagaaaatatttgctacTTTTTCCTTCCTAGGTTTAACTTATTCAAACTTCTAAAGAGTGATCATAAAAGGATATGTGCCTGACAACTTACTGCTCATTTTGCTTCCCACTCACACCAGTCACAGCTCTTGCCTTTAGCATTCTCCTTAGCACCCATTATATGAAAAGGGTGTGGACAGCAcgactgcggagaaggcaatggcaccccactccagcactcttgcctggaaaatcccatggacggaggagcctggtgggccgcagtccatggggtcgctaagagtcggacacgaatgagcgacttcactttcacttttatgcattggagaaggaaatggcaacccactccagtgttcttgcctggagaatcccagggacgggggagcctcatgggctgccgtctatgcggtcacacagagtcggacacgactgaagcgacttagcagcagcagcagcagcagcacgactGCTATGTGAAAAAGGTTCTGTGGTCAAGGGCTGTCATCATGAGGTACGCAGCACTAGGGGAATAGGATCATGCCCTATAGTCGTGAATAAGGTTTTAacaatttaagaatattttctaaatgagaTACAACATACTTCCACCCTGAGatctagcaatttcacttctaggtatttacacaagaacaaaaaaatgaagtatatcCATGATACACACAACAACATGCATGAATCTCAAAATCTATTACACTGACCAAAAAAAGCCAGACAGGAAAAGAGTAGACattgtgtgatttcatttatacgACATTCCGGAACAGACAAAACTAATCTATGCCGAAAAAAACGAGAACAGCACTTGGAGGTTAAGGGGAGGATTAAAGGAAAAGGAGCACAAAAGAACTTCCTGGGAGACGACTGAAAAGTTCTGTGTTCTTTATCTTGATCACAGTCATAGTTACATGGCATATACATTTGTCAAGACTGATTAAACTACAGATCTTACTGTGCATTTTATTGGATGTAAATTATGCCtcaatttaaaacaaagagtatggatggggaaaaaatgtagcACAAAAATTTCATGTGTTAAAGTGGCCAGTAACCTAAGTCACAATTATCCACCTAATAAAATGTAAGGAATGTTGGGtggttaaataaaacaaaagaaattgacACATTACAGTATGGTTGAACCTTGATGACACTAtcctaagtgaaacaagccagccACAAAACAACGGatactatataattccatttacatgaggtacctgaagtgaaagtgaagggtaGTCAAGTTCATGGAAACAGAAAGtaggatggtggttgccaggggctgggggaaaggGATCTGAAGGGTAGatgagaaagatgaaaaaaagttctagaaatagatggtggtgatggttgcacaacaatgtgaatttaCTTAATGCAACTGAActgttaaaatagtaaattttatattatgtatattttacaccccacccccagaaaaacaccccaaaataaaaactcagaaatTCCATTAGTTCTCTTATCTTGTTGCTTAACTCAAAAGAATTGGAGATCTGCCTTGCTTGCATTCTTTGAAAAGTATCAATCATTCCTTTCTGAATCCTTCCAGGTATGAACCAAAGGATAACAGTCTCTAcacttttttcctcattttatctTAAATCTGAGATCTAAGCTGTCATGAAAGAAGTCAGTGATGCTTGTCTCCTTCAAAGCAATGGTCCCTAATCATTtagaggttattgatacttctgaaAAATCTGATAAAAGTCACTTTATTACCATCAGGTGACAGTTCTTCACTGAAGGTAATAAAGCTGCTTCATCTGGTTTGTCAGTTAGGCTCTCAGAGTTTACATTTGAGAAGAACAAAGAACTGTATGTTATCAAATTATAAGCAGAagtaggaactccagggttgcaAGCAAGTCAGGCAAAAGCATTCAAGTTTCAGCCCACCTGCCTTGGAAACACCCCACCCAATCCCCTGAACCTCAGGGTGACCAGCACACTCAGCAGACCCAGGCTGAATTCATTTGTCCGCTGAGATGGAAACAGAACACACCAGCACTCCCCACAAGGTTTACCTCATGCTGGGAATGGCATGGTAGCCCAATCGGAAGCGGAGTTTGCTGGACCCAGCGAAGTCAGCGATCACTTTTTCCCCAACAGCGTGCATGTGTCTGAGCAGCTCAAGATGTTCTCTGGTCACAGCCTTCAGACTGGAAATGGAGGCCCAAGGTAAGACCAGCCAGTGGAAACGAGCCTTGGGGTATTTATCCTTTATCACCACCACCTGCTCATCTTTGTAAACCTAGCAGAGGGGcacaagagaaggaaacagacGTCAATTGGACATCTTGTGTGTGCCAGTACGGTCAGGTTCACTAACGTACTTAATTCCTGCCACGATCCTGTGAAGAAGGTCTTAGGATCCCAATGTTGACAGATGAGAGCACAGAGACTCAGATAAGCTGTGTCATGTGCCAGGTCACATAGTCACCAAGTGGGAAGTCTAGAATGCCAACACAGACCTAGCCGACTCCTGTCTGTGTTTTCAGCCACCACAACAAAGAGAGCACAGAAAAGAGGCACACTGCAAAACAGCTGCTGAGGAACTGATGCAAAGCCCCCAGGTCTGAATTCAAATGCACTCTTCTTCACTCTAGCCCAGCAGACCACACAACTCACACACGTGTTCCAAGAAGCCCTATCAGATCTTGCCCCCTGTCATCCCAGGATGTAATTTAAGAACTCAGACCCCTCCCAGGATGATGGCTATTAATCCCAGGGCAGCCATAACTACAGTCACCACACAGTAACTGACACTTTGTCGAAAGGGACCACACTAAGTTTAACACAACATCCCATAATAGTGCCCAGAAGTTTAGGAGGAACAATGCAGAGAAGATACTCATTTGAAAAACTTAGCTTTCTCTCTAAAGAATTCCAGTtgtaacaatgagaaaagccactTGATCTCACAAAATAGCCTAATAAAACAAATCCCATTCagaaggactgatctcctttgatTTCATTTGTAGCTATGACCTCTGTGGAGTGATCATTTACAATGTGAAAAGTATTTTGATGCCAAAATTTTATTCTGACCTGCATTTTGGGGTCCTCCATAGAAATCTTCAAGCCTTGACTCCAGTGGCCCAAGGattcctaaaacaaacaaaaaaagacagtgTAAACTGCAAACAAGATGGCTAAATTTGGCATTAGTTAACACTGGATGTCAGCAAAGTCCAACCAAACTTGGAAATAGGTCAGTCTTTAAGAATTAAATTAATCTCTTTActtcagtcttttcctttataaACCATAAGCTATTCCCATTCTCTTCCCATATTCAGAGCTGCATGTCTAGACAGAAGCTGGACACACCAGAGTGAATTGCATCTTCTTTCCCCTCTTCCACTTCATCTACAGCCTAAGTTTCCACTTTGACATCAGGATGTGAATCACGGGATCTATGAACAGTGTTGCAATGTTAACCTAGTATAGAGAGACAGATGACTGACCTATTTTAGTAGCTCAATGTGAAGCACACTG containing:
- the APTX gene encoding aprataxin isoform X2 codes for the protein MMRVCWLVRQDNRHQRIKLPHLEAVMVGRSPETKIADKKCSRQQVQLKAECNKGYVKVKQVGVNPTSIDSVIIGKDQEVKLQPGQVLYLVNELYPYIIEFEEEAKSPGLGTHRKRKRSGNSDPTERGASPEAEPSTGLEPGSNPRQHSVPPKKEKDASAKKESLGHWSQGLKISMEDPKMQVYKDEQVVVIKDKYPKARFHWLVLPWASISSLKAVTREHLELLRHMHAVGEKVIADFAGSSKLRFRLGYHAIPSMSHVHLHVISQDFDSPCLKNKKHWNSFNTDYFLESQAVIEMVQEAGRVTVRDGMPELLKLPLRCHECQQLLPSIPQLKEHLRKHWSK